Genomic window (Sphingomonas japonica):
ACCGCGGCGCTCGCATCGCCCGACCCGGCGATCGACACCTCGGCGGTCCGAGCGCGCAGCTGCTCCGCGCGGATGTCGCCCGACCCGGCAATGTCGAGCACCAGCCGGTCGGCCGTGCCAGCCGCCGACAACGCGCCCGAGCCCGCGACCGACAGCCGTACCGCACCGCCCGCGAGCGCACCCACCGTCAGGTCGCCCGAGCCCGCCAGATCGGCGTCGAAGTCGCCCTCGGCGCGGTCGATGGTCAGGTCGCCCGAACCGGCGAGCGACCCGCCGCGGATCGCCGGCATGGTCACGGTGATGGTCACGCCCTTGTCGTCGTCGCGCCAGCGGAACCCGTCGCGCCCCTTGCGGCCGATCCGCAGCTCGTCGCCGACCTTCTTGATCTCGAGCCGTTCGATCGATGCGGGGTCGCCGGTGGCGCGGATCGCGAACGCCCCACCGGTGCGAACCTCGACATCGTCCGATCCGCGCAGCTCGACGCGGGTGAAGTCGCGCACCGGATAATCCCGCGTGACGCCGCCCTGCGCCGCGGCGGCCCCTGCCTCGCCGCTGGCGGCATTGCCCCCGCATGCCGCCAGCGGCAGCGCCGCCAAAAGCCATATCGCCTGCATATCAGCCTCCTTCGTGTATTATTAATATAATACACGCGAGGGATAGCGCACGCAAATGAAAAGGGCGGCCCGAACGGACCGCCCTCAAGCACTTCGTCGCGGCCGATATTCAGGCCGCGACCTTGTCCTTGTTGTAGATCGCGGCCGAAGCACGCAGGATCTCG
Coding sequences:
- a CDS encoding head GIN domain-containing protein; translation: MQAIWLLAALPLAACGGNAASGEAGAAAAQGGVTRDYPVRDFTRVELRGSDDVEVRTGGAFAIRATGDPASIERLEIKKVGDELRIGRKGRDGFRWRDDDKGVTITVTMPAIRGGSLAGSGDLTIDRAEGDFDADLAGSGDLTVGALAGGAVRLSVAGSGALSAAGTADRLVLDIAGSGDIRAEQLRARTAEVSIAGSGDASAAVNGPAQVSLVGSGSADLGSAARCTVSKVGSGEARCGN